Within Geitlerinema sp. PCC 9228, the genomic segment ATTCCAAGAAAAAAGCGACTGGCAAACCAGCATTGGCTTGCTCTGGAATAAATTTGTTGGCTAGGGTTAGTACCGAACCCATATTTAGGAAGAAATAGCCGCTGTTGGGCTCTGGAAAGGGTTGGATAGCTTGGTGGAAATTGTAAGCCTCGCCTAAAGAAGTTAAAGGAGCTGACATTAGTTCTGCCAAAGCACTATTTCCAGAAGCGATGAGTAAAGTATTGTCGTCTTGCCAGGTATAAGCAACGACACTTTGGGCCTTGTCTTCACTGACTCTTTCCCAGCTAATTATTGTGCGATCGCCATCGGTCTTTTGGGAAACCCGTTGCAGTTGCCTTTGAAGACGATTGGTCAAAATAGTGGCAAGTTGCTGGAGTCGGGTTTCAGCGGTGGCGCGATCGCTTGTTTCTACAATAGCACCAATGCCCAGTTGCAAGCGAGGGTCAAAGGTGGGGAACCAACCTTGTTGGGTGGGAAATACAAAGAAGGCAATACTACCATCCATCCAAGCGATCGCTTCTTCGATTTGTTCTGTGGGGATATCTCCCATTTGTCGCATTAGCAACTGCCAGAATGGTTGTTCGCGAGCAATTGCGAGACTTCTTGCCAGTTGTTGGGGAAAGTTGTAAACGCTGGCAGCTAAATAAGTGGAACCGGGTAAAATATTAAGAACAGTGCGTGTCTTGGGACTGGTTAATGTGGCATTCTCCAGATTTGGCTCCCGGTAGAAAGCACGACTTTGTATTCTAGCGCCTTCTTCAGTTATCCAAGCCATGCCATCAAAGGTGCTGTAGGTTTCTAAAACCGGTTGCAAGCCGCTAAGGAACAAGTTTATAAAAGAAAAGCGATCGCTCGATTCTGCTGACAAGCGGTCATACCATTGGCTGAGCTGGGAAGAATTGATATAAAAGAAAACTAAAGATAGCTCGAACCCATCGGCTTGTAAAATTTTCCGAAACTGAAAATTTTGTGCCAAACCACGAATGTTCTTTTGATTTTGTTTGTTAATAAACTGTTCGATGGCTTGCGAATGGGAAGCCAAAACAATATAATCTTTCGCGATCGCTACGGATAAGCTAGGACGCGTAGGCGTGGGCGGTTCCGAATCGGTTGGAGATTGTTCTCCCGGCAAAGGCAAATCAGGCAAATTTTCTGCTTGGGCGAGCGATTTTTCCTGAGAATTCTCTGGTGGGGAAGGGCGTTTTTCCGGGGGTGGCAAAATACAATCGGGAGCTTGCGGTTGGGAACTTTCCGGTTCGCAAATGGGTACTGGTTCGGATGACCACTGCCAAAGTTCTACCCCTCGGTAAGAGCGTTGCTGGGGGGCTTCAGTGCGCAAAGAACGCAAATTTTCGATAAAATTTACAGCAGCATCGCGATCGCGAATGCCCGAAACCAGGAAAGCTTGCTCTTGGAACGTAGTCGTTTCTCCTTCCCCAGGAGGTAGCAACGCGACCAACGCCCAATCCGAAATCCACGGTTGCACTTGCGTGGCAAAGTTAACCCCCACCGGAAAATAGGGCAAGCTCATCGGTCCTGAAATCGAGAACGGCAGGGGATTGAAGCGATTTAGCCGACCCCAATTGGTAGTTGTGGTATTAATCGCAAAGACAACAGCAGCGTTATCGGGAAGCAAAGTTACACTTTTGGGTAAGTTCTCCGTGTTTTCAGTTACGAACAAACTTTTGGTAGGGGCAGCGAGGGTATCGGCAGGCAAACCCATCACCACCAACGGTACAGAGACAGCCACCAAGGTATTGCTGAAAATAGAAAAAGCTCGCTTCATACCCCAAAATCTCCCAAAAAGTTAAATGGCAAAACGCCACAGACGCGCCTATCCTAGCAAAAAGACTCCAAAAAAACGATTTTGTTGCCAGCAGCTGTGGATACAATAGGATCCAATCGATGTAGTCACTGTTTGCGTCCCCTGTCTTCTATGAAACGCCGCTTTTTTATTCAAAAAGGCTTCTCTATGGCAGGATCGTTGCTAGGAGTGATGTTAGTTTCCCATCGTCCTGCCAGTGCCAATACCTTGCAGCTATCGGAATCGGTACAAACTATGGAACTCACCAGCCGTGCTTTCTCCGCCAACCAACAAATTCCCTCCAAATACACCTGCGACGGCGACGACATTTCCCCGCCACTGAGTTGGAGCGAACCACCTGCCGGAACCCAAAGCTTTGCTCTGATTTGCGACGACCCCGATGCTCCCGTGGGCACGTTCGTACACTGGGTATGGTTTAATATTCCCGCTGACACCCGCCAACTGCCAGAATCGATTGCTAACGAAGCCAATCCTTCCGTAGGCGGCATACAAGGGAAAAATAACTTTGGCAAGCTAGGCTACGGTGGTCCTTGCCCTCCCGGCGGCAATCACCGCTATTTCTTCAAGCTTTATGCTTTGGATACGCAGCTATCTCTAGAGGCAGGTGCCAATAAATCACAAGTCGTAGAAGCGATGGAAGGTCACATCCTCGCCAATGCGGAATTGGTAGGAAGGTATCAACGGAAGTCATAGCAGAGCGATTTTGGACTCCTTAAGAATCTCCGTCTCGCTACTGCGGGGAGTGTCAAGTTCGCGACGATCTACATCGGATCCTGTATGAATTTTTTCTCCCATGCCCCCTCTTACCTCCGGTACCGCATCCCTGGCAACTGCGACACCAATCCCAACATTTCTAACTGCAACAAAGCACTGGATACCTCCGACGGCGATCGCCCTACTTTTTGTACGATGAGATCGAAGGGAGTCTCTTCTGGGGCAATGGCATCGAACACTTGCTGCAATTCAGGAGCGAGGTTGGGTGTAGGCGTTGCGGTAGGAGTAGGGGGAGGCGAGGGGGTAGCCGCCGAGGTAGCTGGAGATGGTTGGCGGGAAAGTTGCAAGCCGGGAATGCCGGAGAGCATTTCTAATAAATCTTCTTCGCTTTCGATGACATCAGCTCCATTTTTGATCAACCGCAGGCATCCTTGGGCGTTTCGATCGTCAATTCTACCGGGCAAAACGTACAAATCTCGTCCAAATTCCCCGGCTTGACGGGCGGTAATTAAGGCACCCGATTGCTGGGGAGCTTCCATGACCAAAATTGCCCGACACAATCCTGCTACGATGCGATTGCGTTTGGGAAAGTGCAGCCGGTGAGGTTTGGTTTGGGCGGGATGTTCGCTGAGAACCAATCCCTGTTGCAGAATTTCCCGGTACAGTTGTCGGTTTTCCCAGGGGTAAATAAAGTCTACACCGCAACCAAAAACGGCGTAGGTGCGTCCGTTGACATCCAAACAGCCTTGATGGGCTTGGGTGTCGATGCCTTTGGCCATTCCCGAAACAATGGTAAACCCATGCTGTGCCAAAAGTTTGCTGAGGCGGTAGGTCCAACGCTTGCCGTATTCCGAAGGTTCCCGGGTGCCCACAATGCCGACCATGGGTTTGATGCCTTGATTTTCTTCCCAATCGGGGTGACCGCGATAGTACAAAATTGGTGGTGGATCGGGGATTTCCAACAGCAGGCGGGGATAGAATTTATCGTCTGGGGTCCAGAAGTGGGGATTGGTTTTTTGATGTTGCTGTAATAATTCTTGAGGGTCGATTTGCGATCGCTTCTTGACAAATTCGGCGATCGCTTTTTTCCCCAATCCCGAAACTTGTTTTAACTCCTCTGGTTGGGCTTGCCAGGCTTTTTGTAAGTTCCCAAAGTGTCGCTTGAGTTTCTGCAAGGACATCGGGCCAATTCCAGAAATTTGCGACCAAGCCAACCAATACGCTTTTGTATCCACAACCAAACTTCCCCAATGGTCCTTTTTTAATGGTGCGATGGCTTCTAGTTTACCAAGTTTTCTGCTATCGAGAGGCACCCAGCTGCAGACCATAGCGAGTTAAAAATCCTGCATATGATAAAGTTCGCTTAACAGAAGGTAAGTTTTTTTGACTTTTGTATTTCTTTGTGCCTAAAATAATAGCTTATGTCCAAAACAGCAGCTAGGGTTACAATTAAGATAAGAGTACAAAACCAAAAGGGTTGCTCGTCCTAGCTAAGGAATTGGCAAGCTGTCGTGGGTGGTTTGCCTGCAGAAGCAGCTTCGCATCTGGTTTTTGAAAACTGAAATTGAGAACTTCACCTTGGGTTGTGCCCTGGGTCAGCCAGTTAACATCCAACGTTCTGCCAAGCAGCACTTTTGGTTTGCACTTCATCTCGCCTGCTCTGTAAAGCTCCCCTTGGGAAAATGCCTAGTTCTACATGGGTAAAAATACAAAAAAATACGACCGTTGCCACCTACAACCATCTCCAAGAACATTTCTATCGTATGGCATCGCAGGTGAAGGCGGAAGTTCTGACGGATGACATGGTTGCCTGGGAAGGAACAGTTGCCTCAGAGCGTTTTCTGTTGTTGGTTTCCCAACCGTTGGCGGCTTTGTTGGTTGCCAGCGACCTGGCTAACCAGCAAAATGGGGCTACGGCTGCCATCCCCTGTCAGGTATCTCTGAGCCTCAACCGCCACGCGATCGCTGATTTTATCACCCAACGCCTGCCATCCACCCTTTCCCACCCCCAAAGTATGCAGAGTTTGTTGCAAACCTTGCATGCTCAGGAATGCAACGACCCCAACTTAGAAAGCGAACTGCTGCTGCAACTGGCTGCAGACCCCCAGGAAATTCCCCACCAAGTTCGCCAACGGGAAGCCATTCTCCAGCAACTTACCAGCCAAATCCAGCAAAATCGCCCCCTACCTGCCATTTTCGATACCGCTACCACCCAACTACGCAGCTACTTGCAGTGCGATCGCGTGCTAATTTACCAACAAGAAAAAGCAGAAATCGCTGGTGAAAGTTATCCTGCCACTGGGAACATTGCAGCGTGGACCAACCTTCCCTCTACCTTGCAACAGCAGTACGTACGGCGTTGGCAGCAGTGTTACCAGTCAAAATCAGTTACTCCCGCAGAAAACAACCACGTTTCGCTTCCTACCAGCCTTTCTAGCAGCGAAGGCAACGGCGGCGGCATTTGCACCTTCAAAAACGGCATCGACCCACAAATTCAGGCGGAATTGGTGGTTCCCATTGCGATCGAACAACAAACCTGGGGCTATCTGGTTGCCCAGCAAAGCCATCCGCCCCAACCCTGGCAGGATACAGACAAAACCTTTTGCCAGCAAATTGCCCAACAACTCGCGATCGCTATTTCCCAAAATACCTTATCCGAGCAACTACAACACACCAAAAACCACCTGGAACAGCGAGCCATCGAACGGACCCAAGAACTCCACGATGCCCTATTGCTCGCCCAATCCGCCAATCTCGCCAAAAGCGAATTTCTCGCCACCATGAGCCACGAGTTGCGAACTCCTCTCACCTGCGTCATGGGTATGTCCGCT encodes:
- a CDS encoding DUF3352 domain-containing protein, yielding MKRAFSIFSNTLVAVSVPLVVMGLPADTLAAPTKSLFVTENTENLPKSVTLLPDNAAVVFAINTTTTNWGRLNRFNPLPFSISGPMSLPYFPVGVNFATQVQPWISDWALVALLPPGEGETTTFQEQAFLVSGIRDRDAAVNFIENLRSLRTEAPQQRSYRGVELWQWSSEPVPICEPESSQPQAPDCILPPPEKRPSPPENSQEKSLAQAENLPDLPLPGEQSPTDSEPPTPTRPSLSVAIAKDYIVLASHSQAIEQFINKQNQKNIRGLAQNFQFRKILQADGFELSLVFFYINSSQLSQWYDRLSAESSDRFSFINLFLSGLQPVLETYSTFDGMAWITEEGARIQSRAFYREPNLENATLTSPKTRTVLNILPGSTYLAASVYNFPQQLARSLAIAREQPFWQLLMRQMGDIPTEQIEEAIAWMDGSIAFFVFPTQQGWFPTFDPRLQLGIGAIVETSDRATAETRLQQLATILTNRLQRQLQRVSQKTDGDRTIISWERVSEDKAQSVVAYTWQDDNTLLIASGNSALAELMSAPLTSLGEAYNFHQAIQPFPEPNSGYFFLNMGSVLTLANKFIPEQANAGLPVAFFLELMEGIRSISGSILYTENLEQSDFYIRMVPVGEAEISRSGSQETR
- a CDS encoding YbhB/YbcL family Raf kinase inhibitor-like protein, translating into MAGSLLGVMLVSHRPASANTLQLSESVQTMELTSRAFSANQQIPSKYTCDGDDISPPLSWSEPPAGTQSFALICDDPDAPVGTFVHWVWFNIPADTRQLPESIANEANPSVGGIQGKNNFGKLGYGGPCPPGGNHRYFFKLYALDTQLSLEAGANKSQVVEAMEGHILANAELVGRYQRKS
- the dprA gene encoding DNA-processing protein DprA; this translates as MSLQKLKRHFGNLQKAWQAQPEELKQVSGLGKKAIAEFVKKRSQIDPQELLQQHQKTNPHFWTPDDKFYPRLLLEIPDPPPILYYRGHPDWEENQGIKPMVGIVGTREPSEYGKRWTYRLSKLLAQHGFTIVSGMAKGIDTQAHQGCLDVNGRTYAVFGCGVDFIYPWENRQLYREILQQGLVLSEHPAQTKPHRLHFPKRNRIVAGLCRAILVMEAPQQSGALITARQAGEFGRDLYVLPGRIDDRNAQGCLRLIKNGADVIESEEDLLEMLSGIPGLQLSRQPSPATSAATPSPPPTPTATPTPNLAPELQQVFDAIAPEETPFDLIVQKVGRSPSEVSSALLQLEMLGLVSQLPGMRYRR
- a CDS encoding ATP-binding protein, with protein sequence MPSSTWVKIQKNTTVATYNHLQEHFYRMASQVKAEVLTDDMVAWEGTVASERFLLLVSQPLAALLVASDLANQQNGATAAIPCQVSLSLNRHAIADFITQRLPSTLSHPQSMQSLLQTLHAQECNDPNLESELLLQLAADPQEIPHQVRQREAILQQLTSQIQQNRPLPAIFDTATTQLRSYLQCDRVLIYQQEKAEIAGESYPATGNIAAWTNLPSTLQQQYVRRWQQCYQSKSVTPAENNHVSLPTSLSSSEGNGGGICTFKNGIDPQIQAELVVPIAIEQQTWGYLVAQQSHPPQPWQDTDKTFCQQIAQQLAIAISQNTLSEQLQHTKNHLEQRAIERTQELHDALLLAQSANLAKSEFLATMSHELRTPLTCVMGMSATLLRWSSSQLTERQREYLRTIYKSGEHLLELIEDILELSELESGKAVLDLREISIFDIARQSLKTVSEQIANGGVRVNLDLKRQSIHNETMIADPWRLTRILYNLLSNAIKFTPKQGEVTLRVWQETEETIFQVEDTGIGIPEHQIPLLFQKFQQLDASYNRQYGGTGLGLALTKQLVEMHGGSIQVESTVGIGSTFTVRLPHRAGIPKASKKPEPPIGASLPSDRPQGKIILIEEREEDSTPICDLLTAAGYQVVCIVDSSMVIEQIQLVVPDALIVSADCSQIEVEDIIESLRQLPVGENLKILLLAETEIPNPRETCRHLGADDYLLKPIQPYQLLHKLNALELESTAASESS